In the genome of Quercus robur chromosome 3, dhQueRobu3.1, whole genome shotgun sequence, one region contains:
- the LOC126719816 gene encoding uncharacterized protein LOC126719816: protein MNCISWNCRGLGQPRAVLELTELVKNKSPSILFLMETRSKEQYLKKLCSKLKLENVHIEPRMNTGGGLALYWKNGIDLKVLDSSPTFIDAVVNPGMDDAWRLTGFYGNPITANREHSWALLKHLCLKMDIPWLCMGDFNEIIKAEEKKGGANRRERQMREFREALDFCGFRDLGFVGNPFTWCNNQFDGEVTWIRLDRGVATPSWIQMFPTVRVHHVQGTLSDHCPLWVCSDDENIRFYNKSRPFRFEAVWLRDEGCEGIIRSAWQGEISNDSVGKLMGKVEACRLSLKSWSRLSFGNIRRMLMKKKKELAAAEQLSMAGISHEQVRILRGEVYELLVKEECLWQQRSRVEWLKGGDLNTSYFHG from the coding sequence ATGAATTGCATAAGTTGGAACTGCCGTGGTTTGGGGCAACCACGTGCAGTTTTAGAACTCACCGAGTTGGTGAAAAACAAATCGCCCTCAATCCTCTTCCTCATGGAGACAAGATCAAAGGAGCAGTATTTGAAGAAACTTTGTTCGAAGCTTAAGTTAGAAAATGTACACATTGAGCCTCGGATGAATACAGGTGGTGGATTAGCACTCTATTGGAAGAACGGGATTGATCTCAAAGTACTAGATTCTTCACCAACATTTATCGACGCAGTAGTTAACCCTGGAATGGATGACGCCTGGCGGTTAACGGGTTTCTACGGAAACCCAATAACAGCCAACCGGGAACATTCTTGGGCGCTACTAAAACACCTTTGCCTGAAAATGGATATACCTTGGTTATGCATGGGGGATTTCAACGAAATAATCAAAGCGGAAGAGAAGAAGGGTGGTGCAAACAGAAGGGAGAGACAGATGAGGGAATTTAGAGAAGCCTTGGATTTTTGTGGTTTTCGAGATTTGGGGTTCGTGGGTAACCCTTTCACATGGTGTAACAACCAATTTGATGGAGAGGTGACTTGGATTCGTTTAGACCGAGGGGTGGCAACACCGTCTTGGATACAAATGTTTCCCACAGTGCGAGTGCACCATGTGCAAGGTACGCTATCAGACCATTGTCCATTATGGGTTTGTTCAGATGATGAAAATATTAGATTCTACAATAAATCCAGACCATTCCGCTTTGAGGCTGTATGGTTGAGAGATGAAGGGTGTGAGGGCATCATTAGAAGTGCATGGCAAGGGGAAATTTCAAATGACTCAGTGGGCAAATTAATGGGGAAGGTGGAGGCTTGCAGATTAAGCTTAAAGTCATGGAGTAGGTTATCTTTTGGTAATATACGCCGAATgttgatgaaaaaaaagaaggagctAGCAGCAGCCGAACAACTATCCATGGCAGGGATTAGTCATGAGCAAGTGCGGATTCTAAGGGGTGAGGTGTATGAACTCTTGGTAAAGGAGGAGTGCTTGTGGCAACAAAGGTCACGGGTTGAATGGTTGAAGGGAGGGGATTTGAACACAAGCTATTTCCATGGCTGA